The following coding sequences lie in one Drosophila sulfurigaster albostrigata strain 15112-1811.04 chromosome 2R, ASM2355843v2, whole genome shotgun sequence genomic window:
- the LOC133837072 gene encoding aminopeptidase N-like, which translates to MKGSGIGLRLLAAAVISLTLIATSDSAGYRLSNNVWPSFYNLTINIQGDTTNPGSTFDGEVAITLQTNQSNLQEITLHKDALDISSCSLYNQNGLLQQSVATSSLIFDQETQQLTVSLSQALTANENYTLHFQFTGTVRTDLGGLFSASYVEPESGKTKWVLLTQMQRINARLVFPCFDEPALKAQFEVHIGRPNGFNSISNTRLKTTTSDAANNRYVDHFEVTPLMSTYLLAFVISEYSRVQGDTELALYSRPENINKTTFSYQVGQLAVAAYNEIFQLPYQQLGNDVLQFTSSPRFPHNGMENWGLIIYSDAVLVQDAGYTDGLKDLEFTTRIVVHEVSHMWFGDSVTFSWWSYFWLNEAFARYYEYFMTHQLSPEYQLDQQFVVRQLQLILRTDAVASTQPMTSLEANVQTPAQIANKFSSIAYAKGASIVRMWRNIMGGENFEKSINSYLKEYHLNSTQPSDLFAHLKQNWPAQPAVDLDEFFTDFTEQEGYPMITVNFTEENHRAVLRQKRFLSNPGDGSNATILYTIPITFATNLKPNFQNMTPGIYFRKNITQVQLNSQNPLDWIILNVQQSNYYRVLYDTPILNNIQLALAQSDHSSIAVENRAQLIDDLFNFAYAKMLDYAEVFQFIEYLSKEVHYIPWYAAYTGMERVAKRLTPHQLTNFETYLKDITAAVYAKLTVNSKDYDVPLDVYNREMQVSWLCKYQNTACNNDVKISFERNVEQPSPDYRETFYCAAARTTGYARVLELYQKETNSAERELLWRAASCTREYRNHYTTQILGNSTTVAQKTAGLAQMYEQNPDLITAIFSMITEDIQLLYAALGSWSTTAEVLSDLADYFTTSEQEQQLSEFVDKNSALFGDAASTLKTAQSTVSTNLQWADQRLGKLVNFLASRNSAAGLTINTTFLMLMSALISLLLKKMLTNYKLNYIG; encoded by the exons ATGAAAGGTTCTGGCATCGGATTGCGGCTGCTGGCCGCCGCTGTCATATCACTGACTCTGATAGCCACTTCGGACAGTGCCGGTTATCGTCTCAGCAACAACGTATGGCCATCGTTCTACAACTTAACCATTAATATACAAGGCGATACCACAAATCCGGGCAGCACATTCGATGGAGAAGTCGCAATAACTTTGCAGACAAATCAAAGCAACTTACAGGAAATTACACTCCACAAAGATGCGCTGGACATCTCAAGCTGTTCGCTCTATAACCAGAATGGTCTCTTGCAACAGAGTGTGGCAACGTCTTCACTGATATTTGACCAAGAGACacaacagctgacagtgtcGCTTTCTCAGGCGCTAACTGCCAACGAGAACTACACGCTGCACTTTCAGTTCACAGGAACTGTAAGAACTGATTTGGGTGGCTTATTTTCAGCCAGCTATGTGGAGCCAGAGAGTGGCAAGACCAAATGGGTTCTGCTGACACAGATGCAGCGCATCAATGCCCGGCTTGTGTTTCCCTGCTTCGATGAGCCTGCCCTCAAGGCACAGTTTGAAGTGCACATTGGGCGACCAAATGGCTTCAACTCGATCAGCAACACTCgattgaaaacaacaacaagcgatGCAGC taATAATCGCTATGTGGATCACTTTGAAGTGACGCCTTTGATGTCGACCTATCTCTTGGCATTTGTTATCTCCGAGTATTCCCGAGTACAGGGCGACACAGAGTTGGCTCTATATTCACGACCAGAGAATATTAACAAGACAACATTCAGTTACCAGGTTGGACAACTAGCGGTGGCCGCCTACAATGAGATATTCCAACTGCCATACCAACAACTGGGAAATGATGTGCTGCAATTCACGAGCTCGCCTCGTTTTCCCCACAACGGCATGGAGAACTGGGGTCTTATCATTTACAG CGATGCTGTGCTGGTGCAGGATGCTGGCTATACTGACGGCCTCAAGGATCTGGAGTTCACCACTCGCATCGTTGTGCATGAGGTGTCCCATATGTGGTTTGGCGACAGTGTCACCTTCTCCTGGTGGAGCTACTTTTGGCTCAACGAAGCCTTTGCCCGCTACTACGAGTACTTCATGACTCACCAGCTGAGTCCAGAGTATCAGTTGGATCAACAGTTTGTTGTGCGACAACTGCAGTTAATCTTACGCACAGATGCAGTGGCCAGTACACAACCCATGACCAGTCTGGAGGCAAATGTGCAAACTCCTGCACAGATTGCCAACAAATTCAGCAGCATCGCTTATGCCAAAGGTGCGAGCATTGTTCGCATGTGGCGGAATATTATGGGAGGCGAAAACTTTGAGAAGTCTATCAACAGCTATCTAAAAGAATA CCACTTGAACTCCACCCAGCCCAGCGATTTGTTTGCCCATCTTAAGCAAAATTGGCCAGCTCAGCCTGCAGTGGATTTGGATGAATTCTTTACCGACTTCACGGAACAGGAAGGTTATCCCATGATCACAGTGAACTTCACCGAGGAGAATCACCGAGCTGTGCTAAGGCAGAAACGGTTTTTATCCAATCCTGGAGATGGCAGCAATGCCACAATTCTCTACACTATTCCGATAACATTTGCGACGAATTTGAAACCCAACTTCCAAAACATGACGCCTGGCATTTATTTCAGAAAGAATATAACTCAGGTTCAATTGAATTCTCAGAATCCACTCGACTGGATCATACTAAATGTTCAGCAATCCAATTACTATCGTGTGCTCTACGACACTCCGATTTTGAACAACATTCAACTGGCTTTGGCTCAGTCTGATCACAGTTCCATTGCCGTTGAGAATCGTGCACAGCTCATCGATGATCTCTTTAACTTTGCCTATGCCAAAATGTTGGATTACGCTGAGGTCTTCCAGTTTATTGAGTATTTGAGCAAGGAAGTCCATTACATTCCCTGGTATGCGGCCTACACTGGCATGGAACGTGTGGCAAAACGTTTAACGCCACATCAGCTGACAAATTTCGAGACATATCTGAAGGACATTACAGCGGCGGTCTACGCAAAGCTAACTGTCAATTCAAAGGACTACGATGTTCCGCTGGATGTGTACAATCGAGAGATGCAAGTGTCCTGGCTgtgcaaatatcaaaataccGCTTGCAACAACGATGTGAAGATCAGCTTTGAGCGGAACGTGGAGCAACCATCGCCTGACTATCGTGAAACCTTCTACTGTGCAGCTGCTCGCACCACGGGCTATGCTCGAGTGCTGGAGTTGTACCAGAAGGAAACGAATAGTGCTGAGCGGGAGCTGCTTTGGAGAGCTGCAAGCTGCACGAGGGAATATCGCAATCACTACACGACACAGATTCTGGGAAACTCGACAACGGTGGCTCAAAAGACAGCAGGTTTGGCGCAGATGTATGAACAGAATCCCGATTTGATTACCGCTATATTCTCAATGATCACTGAGGATATTCAGCTGTTGTATGCAGC CTTGGGCAGCTGGTCAACCACAGCCGAAGTGCTGAGCGATTTGGCCGATTACTTTACAACATCAGAACAGGAGCAACAATTATCCGAGTTCGTAGACAAGAACTCGGCGCTATTTGGTGATGCGGCCTCAACATTGAAGACAGCTCAGAGCACGGTGAGCACAAATCTGCAATGGGCAGATCAGCGTTTGGGCAAATTAGTCAATTTCTTGGCATCAAGAAATAGCGCCGCTGGACTCACGATAAACACAACTTTCCTAATGCTGATGTCGGCATTAATAAGTTTATTGTTGAAGAAAATGTtaactaattataaattaaattatataggataa
- the LOC133837077 gene encoding bursicon isoform X2, producing MPFSCMQLLGKKGFVWRCLRALLGNKSCDNALRQRSLPATEHAEASYKSRSAVCNVFHLKPSPKTCNEMLRHVLRNENNRIFVLILLYCVLVSLLKLCMAQADNAVSSSDNDIGHLGDDCKVTPVIHVLQYPGCVPKPIPSFACVGRCASYIQVSGSKIWQMERSCMCCQESGEREAAVSLFCPKVKHGERKFKKVLTKAPLECMCRPCTSIEESGIIPQEIAGYSDEGPLNNHFRRIALQ from the exons ATGCCATTTTCGTGTATGCAATTACTAGGCAAAAAAGGTTTTGTTTGGCGCTGCTTGCGCGCTTTATTGGGCAATAAGTCATGCGACAACGCATTAAGGCAACGTTCGCTGCCGGCAACGGAACACGCTGAGGCTTCCTATAAAAGCCGCTCGGCAGTTTGCAACGTTTTCCATTTGAAGCCATCGCCGAAGACTTGCAACGAAATGCTGCGCCACGTGCTACGCAATGAGAACAATCGAATTTTTGTGCTCATTCTTTTATACTGTGTGTTGGTCAGTTTGCTGAAATTGTGTATGGCGCAGGCGGATAACGCGGTGTCCTCCAGTGATAATG ATATTGGGCATCTTGGTGACGATTGCAAGGTGACGCCCGTTATCCATGTGCTGCAGTATCCTGGTTGTGTGCCGAAGCCGATTCCCTCATTCGCCTGTGTGGGTCGCTGTGCAAGTTATATTCAG GTATCGGGCAGCAAAATCTGGCAAATGGAACGATCCTGTATGTGCTGTCAGGAGTCGGGTGAACGCGAGGCTGCCGTGTCTTTGTTCTGTCCCAAGGTAAAACATGGCGAACGAAAGTTCAAGAAGGTGCTCACCAAAGCACCGTTAGAATGCATGTGTCGCCCTTGCACCTCAATTGAGGAATCTGGCATTATACCGCAGGAGATTGCCGGCTACTCGGATGAGGGTCCACTCAACAACCACTTCAGACGCATTGCCCTACAGTAG
- the LOC133837073 gene encoding aminopeptidase N-like has product MSSCRFGVWLLANLLLATLIANCASLDYRLNPNVLPSYYNLTIGIQGEADNPGTTFDGEVNITLLTTQSNVNSIRLHKDSIEIESCVLYNAAGNVVEQIANTQLTFEQETQQLTVPLSQSLTVNQNYTLYFKYTGTVRADTTVGLFSVSYAEEQTGITKWVLLTEMQAINARLVFPCFDEPALKAKFELHIRRPSVFNSISNTQLISTTNEANNRYVDHFDVTPIMSTYLLAFVISEYRARGDPNELAIYTRPEFYNYTEFSYNVTQRVLPFYSLVFEQSYEELGNKLFQYATTPQFPHNSMENWGLVIFKDKVVLEEEGYTDGWNQKEFTIRNIIHENAHMWFGNSVTLKWWSYVWMQEGFARFYEFFLGNELYPEYQLDQQFVVQKLQHVMSTDALNLTMPMTSPEDSIQTLADINYMFGRISFAKAASIIRMWRNCMGEDNFNKAMISYLRANHLGNTEPSDLFDHLTQYWSPVYTNLKTFFTDFTEQVGYPTIMVNISMENRVVRLQQSRFLSNPGDGSDATLRYTVPITYTTNLEANFQNLTPSMYFDKILDIAQFNFNDPIDWIILNIKQSNYYRVLYDTPILNQIQLALTEDKHSGIAVENRAALIDDLFNFAYAGMIDYEQVFEFIEYLSTEIEYIPWFAAYDGLQDVTKRLTPQQLINFEKYLSDITLAVYAQLGVNWKWQDTVLEVYNRNMQVSWLCKYQNAACNEDVQRSFDENLEKPSPDYRETFYCAAARTSGYNRVLALYKNETNSNDRQLLWRAASCTRNSARSHYEIEILGNSTSVALKTTGIAQLYQQNPDLINNVYSMITEDIESLANALGSWSRTADVLSEMADYFTTREQQQQFSDFIEKNSASFGDSVTTLKTALTTVETNVQWAERRLGRLVNFFWPKEMALLPLD; this is encoded by the exons ATGAGCAGTTGTCGATTCGGAGTTTGGCTGTTGGCCAACTTGCTCTTGGCCACATTAATTGCCAATTGTGCGAGCCTCGATTATCGACTGAATCCGAATGTGCTGCCATCGTATTATAATCTAACCATCGGCATACAGGGTGAGGCCGATAATCCCGGCACAACATTCGATGGCGAAGTCAACATCACACTACTCACAACACAATCGAATGTGAACAGCATTCGACTGCACAAGGACTCCATTGAGATTGAGAGCTGTGTGCTCTACAATGCTGCCGGCAACGTAGTGGAGCAAATTGCCAATACTCAACTCACATTTGAGCAGGAGACTCAACAGCTGACAGTGCCGCTGAGTCAGTCGTTGACCGTCAATCAGAACTACACACTGTACTTCAAGTACACGGGTACAGTGAGAGCAGATACCACAGTGGGTCTGTTCTCCGTCAGCTATGCGGAGGAGCAGACGGGGATCACAAAGTGGGTGCTGCTAACCGAGATGCAGGCCATAAACGCACGTCTTGTGTTTCCCTGCTTCGATGAACCCGCCCTCAAGGCCAAGTTTGAGCTGCACATTCGACGGCCCAGCGTATTCAACTCGATTAGCAACACACAATTGATCAGTACTACAAACGAAGC CAATAATCGCTATGTGGATCACTTTGATGTGACGCCCATTATGTCCACTTATCTCTTGGCTTTTGTTATCTCCGAATATCGTGCACGCGGTGATCCCAACGAGTTGGCCATCTATACTCGGCCAGAGTTCTACAACTACACCGAGTTCAGTTACAATGTGACGCAGCGTGTGCTGCCATTCTACTCTCTGGTTTTCGAGCAATCCTATGAGGAGTTGGGCAATAAGCTGTTCCAATATGCAACGACGCCGCAATTTCCACACAACAGCATGGAGAATTGGGGTCTAGTTATATTCAA GGACAAAGTAGTCTTGGAGGAAGAAGGTTATACAGATGGCTGGAATCAAAAAGAGTTTACCATTCGCAATATCATCCATGAAAATGCGCACATGTGGTTCGGAAATAGTGTGACATTGAAATGGTGGAGTTATGTCTGGATGCAGGAAGGATTCGCTCGCTTCTATGAGTTCTTCCTAGGCAACGAG CTGTACCCAGAGTATCAATTGGATCAACAGTTTGTTGTTCAGAAGCTGCAACACGTCATGTCCACTGACGCCTTAAATCTTACCATGCCCATGACCAGCCCAGAGGATTCGATTCAAACTCTCGCAGACATTAATTACATGTTTGGCAGAATCTCCTTTGCCAAGGCAGCCAGCATTATTCGCATGTGGCGCAATTGCATGGGCGAGGACAACTTCAACAAGGCTATGATAAGCTATCTCAGAGCAAA TCATTTGGGCAACACAGAGCCAAGTGATTTGTTCGATCATCTCACGCAATATTGGTCACCTGTATACACCAATCTGAAAACGTTCTTCACCGACTTTACCGAACAAGTTGGCTACCCAACGATCATGGTGAACATTAGCATGGAAAATCGCGTGGTGCGGTTGCAGCAGAGTCGCTTTTTATCCAATCCTGGAGATGGTAGCGATGCGACTTTGCGCTACACTGTCCCCATCACATATACGACGAATCTGGAAGCGAACTTTCAAAATTTAACACCAAGCATGTACTTTGATAAAATTCTCGACATTGCGCAGTTCAATTTCAACGATCCCATCGACTGGATTATCTTGAACATAAAGCAATCCAACTACTATCGAGTGCTCTACGATACGCCAATTCTCAATCAAATTCAACTTGCTCTCACCGAGGATAAACACAGTGGAATCGCTGTTGAGAATCGTGCAGCTCTCATTGATGATCTCTTCAACTTTGCCTACGCCGGCATGATCGATTACGAGCAGGTCTTCGAGTTCATTGAGTACTTGAGCACAGAAATCGAATATATACCGTGGTTTGCAGCCTACGATGGTCTGCAGGATGTGACAAAGCGATTGACGCCACAGCAACTGATCAATTTCGAGAAATATCTGAGTGATATTACGTTGGCAGTCTACGCTCAGCTGGGCGTCAATTGGAAGTGGCAAGATACAGTGCTGGAAGTGTACAATCGCAACATGCAAGTGTCCTGGCTGTGCAAGTATCAAAATGCAGCTTGTAACGAAGATGTGCAGCGTAGCTTTGATGAGAACCTCGAGAAGCCATCGCCCGACTATCGTGAAACATTCTATTGTGCCGCTGCTCGCACCTCGGGCTACAATCGCGTACTTGCCTTGTACAAGAATGAGACCAACTCCAATGATCGTCAGTTGCTTTGGCGAGCTGCCAGCTGCACAAGGAACTCGGCACGCTCGCACTACGAGATCGAGATCTTGGGCAACTCGACGAGCGTTGCTCTCAAGACTACGGGCATCGCGCAGTTGTATCAGCAGAATCCCGATTTGATAAACAATGTCTACTCTATGATCACCGAAGACATTGAGAGCTTGGCCAACGC TTTGGGCAGCTGGTCGCGAACAGCAGATGTGCTAAGTGAGATGGCCGATTACTTTACCACACgggaacagcagcaacaattctCTGACTTTATAGAGAAGAACTCTGCATCGTTTGGTGATTCAGTGACAACACTCAAGACAGCTCTGACCACTGTGGAGACGAACGTGCAATGGGCCGAGCGTCGTTTGGGCCGATTGGTCAActttttttggccaaaagaAATGGCGCTGCTGCCGTTGGATTGA
- the LOC133837077 gene encoding bursicon isoform X1: protein MPFSCMQLLGKKGFVWRCLRALLGNKSCDNALRQRSLPATEHAEASYKSRSAVCNVFHLKPSPKTCNEMLRHVLRNENNRIFVLILLYCVLVSLLKLCMAQADNAVSSSDNGKLQYDIGHLGDDCKVTPVIHVLQYPGCVPKPIPSFACVGRCASYIQVSGSKIWQMERSCMCCQESGEREAAVSLFCPKVKHGERKFKKVLTKAPLECMCRPCTSIEESGIIPQEIAGYSDEGPLNNHFRRIALQ, encoded by the exons ATGCCATTTTCGTGTATGCAATTACTAGGCAAAAAAGGTTTTGTTTGGCGCTGCTTGCGCGCTTTATTGGGCAATAAGTCATGCGACAACGCATTAAGGCAACGTTCGCTGCCGGCAACGGAACACGCTGAGGCTTCCTATAAAAGCCGCTCGGCAGTTTGCAACGTTTTCCATTTGAAGCCATCGCCGAAGACTTGCAACGAAATGCTGCGCCACGTGCTACGCAATGAGAACAATCGAATTTTTGTGCTCATTCTTTTATACTGTGTGTTGGTCAGTTTGCTGAAATTGTGTATGGCGCAGGCGGATAACGCGGTGTCCTCCAGTGATAATGGTAAACTACAATATG ATATTGGGCATCTTGGTGACGATTGCAAGGTGACGCCCGTTATCCATGTGCTGCAGTATCCTGGTTGTGTGCCGAAGCCGATTCCCTCATTCGCCTGTGTGGGTCGCTGTGCAAGTTATATTCAG GTATCGGGCAGCAAAATCTGGCAAATGGAACGATCCTGTATGTGCTGTCAGGAGTCGGGTGAACGCGAGGCTGCCGTGTCTTTGTTCTGTCCCAAGGTAAAACATGGCGAACGAAAGTTCAAGAAGGTGCTCACCAAAGCACCGTTAGAATGCATGTGTCGCCCTTGCACCTCAATTGAGGAATCTGGCATTATACCGCAGGAGATTGCCGGCTACTCGGATGAGGGTCCACTCAACAACCACTTCAGACGCATTGCCCTACAGTAG